Proteins encoded within one genomic window of Citrobacter amalonaticus Y19:
- the malT gene encoding HTH-type transcriptional regulator MalT translates to MLIPSKLSRPVRLDHTVVRERLLAKLSGANNFRLALVTSPAGYGKTTLISQWAAGKNELGWYSLDEGDNQQERFASYLIAAIQQATNGHCTTSEVMVQKRQYVSLTSLFAQLFIELAEWDRPLYLVIDDYHLITNPVIHESMRFFLRHQPENLTLVVLSRNLPQLGIANLRVRDQLLEIGSQQLAFNHQEAKQFFDRRLSSPIEAAESSRMCDDVAGWATALQLIALSARQNNHSAHQSARRLAGINASHLSDYLVDEVLDSVDVSTRHFLLKSAVLRSMNDALIVRVTGEENGQMRLEEIERQGLFLQRMDDSGEWFSYHPLFGSFLRQRCQWELATELQDIHRAAAESWMAQGFPSEAIHHALAAGDAHMLRDILLNHAWGLFNHSELALLEESLKALPWESLLENPRLVLLQAWLMQSQHRYSEVNTLLARAEQEIQGVMDSTLHAEFNALRAQVAINDGNPDEAEHLAKLALDELPIALYYSRIVATSVHGEVLHCKGDLSRSLTLMQQTEQMARHHDVWHYALWSLIQQSEILFAQGFLQAAWETQEKAFQLIKDQHLEQLPMHEFLVRIRAQLLWAWARLDESEASARSGIEVLSAFQPQQQLQCLALLVQCSLARGDLDNARSHLNRLENLLGNGHYHSDWISNADKVRVIYWQMTGDKKSAANWLRQTPKPEFANNHFLQGQWRNIARAQILLGEFEPAEIVLEELNENARSLRLMSDLNRNLLLLNQLYWQAGRKNDAQRVLLDALQLANRTGFISHFVIEGESMAQQLRQLIQLNTLPELDQHRAQRILREINQHHRHKYAHFDEGFVERLLNHPEVPELIRTSPLTQREWQVLGLIYSGYSNEQIAGELAVAATTIKTHIRNLYQKLGVAHRQDAVQHAQRLLKMMGYGV, encoded by the coding sequence ATGTTGATTCCGTCTAAACTCAGTCGTCCGGTTCGTCTCGACCATACGGTGGTTCGTGAGCGCCTGTTGGCTAAACTTTCCGGCGCGAACAATTTCAGGCTGGCCCTGGTAACAAGTCCTGCAGGTTATGGGAAGACCACGCTCATTTCACAATGGGCTGCCGGAAAAAATGAGCTCGGCTGGTACTCGCTGGATGAAGGCGACAATCAGCAGGAGCGTTTTGCCAGCTATCTGATTGCCGCGATACAGCAGGCTACCAACGGTCATTGCACCACCAGTGAAGTGATGGTGCAAAAACGTCAGTATGTCAGTCTGACCTCGCTTTTCGCGCAGCTCTTTATTGAGCTGGCGGAGTGGGATCGCCCGCTGTATCTGGTCATCGACGACTACCACCTGATCACTAACCCGGTGATTCATGAATCCATGCGCTTCTTCCTGCGCCATCAGCCTGAAAATCTCACGCTGGTGGTGTTGTCGCGTAACTTACCGCAGTTGGGGATTGCCAACCTGCGCGTGCGCGATCAGCTTCTGGAGATAGGCAGTCAGCAACTGGCTTTTAATCACCAGGAAGCAAAACAGTTTTTTGACCGCCGCTTGTCCTCTCCCATTGAAGCCGCTGAAAGCAGTCGGATGTGTGACGATGTGGCGGGCTGGGCGACGGCATTACAGCTCATTGCCCTCTCTGCGCGGCAGAACAACCACTCTGCGCACCAGTCGGCACGCCGTCTGGCAGGCATTAACGCCAGCCATCTCTCGGATTATCTGGTCGATGAAGTGCTGGACAGCGTCGATGTCAGCACCCGTCACTTCCTGTTGAAAAGCGCGGTGTTACGCTCAATGAACGACGCGCTGATCGTTCGCGTGACCGGTGAAGAGAACGGTCAGATGCGGCTGGAAGAGATCGAGCGCCAGGGACTTTTCCTGCAACGGATGGATGACTCCGGTGAATGGTTCAGCTACCACCCGCTGTTTGGCAGTTTCCTGCGTCAGCGCTGCCAGTGGGAACTGGCGACAGAGCTACAGGATATCCATCGCGCCGCCGCAGAGAGTTGGATGGCGCAAGGTTTCCCCAGTGAAGCCATCCACCATGCGCTGGCGGCAGGCGATGCGCATATGCTGCGCGATATCCTGCTTAACCACGCATGGGGATTGTTTAACCACAGCGAACTGGCGCTGCTGGAAGAGTCGTTAAAAGCGCTGCCGTGGGAAAGTCTGCTGGAAAACCCGCGTCTGGTGTTGCTACAGGCCTGGCTGATGCAGAGCCAGCACCGCTACAGCGAAGTGAACACCCTGCTGGCCCGCGCTGAACAAGAGATTCAGGGCGTGATGGACAGTACGCTGCACGCCGAGTTTAACGCGCTCCGCGCTCAGGTGGCGATCAACGACGGAAATCCCGATGAGGCCGAGCATCTGGCAAAACTGGCGCTGGATGAGTTGCCCATCGCCTTGTACTACAGCCGTATTGTGGCGACCTCGGTACACGGCGAAGTGCTGCACTGTAAGGGCGATCTCTCTCGCTCGTTAACGCTGATGCAGCAAACTGAACAGATGGCGCGTCATCATGATGTCTGGCACTACGCGCTCTGGAGCTTGATCCAGCAGAGTGAAATTCTCTTTGCCCAGGGATTTTTGCAGGCCGCCTGGGAAACCCAGGAGAAAGCGTTCCAGTTGATTAAAGATCAGCATCTGGAGCAGTTGCCCATGCACGAGTTCCTGGTGCGCATTCGTGCCCAACTGCTGTGGGCGTGGGCGCGACTGGACGAATCGGAAGCCTCTGCGCGCAGCGGCATCGAAGTGCTCTCCGCCTTTCAGCCGCAGCAGCAGCTACAGTGCCTGGCACTGCTGGTGCAGTGCTCGCTGGCCCGTGGCGATCTGGACAATGCCCGCAGCCATCTTAACCGTCTGGAGAATCTGCTTGGCAACGGCCACTACCATAGCGACTGGATCTCAAACGCCGATAAGGTTCGGGTGATCTACTGGCAGATGACTGGCGATAAAAAGTCGGCCGCCAACTGGTTGCGCCAGACGCCAAAACCGGAGTTTGCCAACAACCACTTCCTGCAAGGCCAGTGGCGCAATATCGCCAGAGCGCAAATTCTGCTGGGCGAATTTGAGCCCGCAGAGATAGTCCTGGAAGAGCTGAATGAAAACGCGCGCAGCCTGCGTCTGATGAGCGACCTGAACCGTAACCTGCTACTGCTTAACCAGTTGTACTGGCAGGCCGGACGCAAAAATGACGCTCAGCGCGTGCTGCTTGATGCCCTGCAATTAGCCAATCGCACCGGATTCATCAGCCATTTCGTGATTGAAGGTGAGTCGATGGCGCAACAGTTACGCCAGCTTATTCAACTGAATACATTGCCGGAACTGGACCAGCACCGCGCGCAGCGCATTCTGCGTGAAATCAACCAGCATCACCGCCACAAGTACGCCCACTTTGACGAAGGCTTTGTGGAGCGCCTGCTGAATCATCCGGAAGTGCCGGAGCTTATCCGCACCAGTCCGCTGACGCAGCGTGAATGGCAGGTTCTGGGGCTGATTTATTCCGGCTACAGCAACGAACAAATCGCGGGCGAACTGGCGGTGGCGGCGACCACTATCAAGACGCATATCCGTAATCTGTATCAGAAACTCGGCGTGGCGCACCGTCAGGATGCGGTACAACACGCACAGCGACTGCTGAAAATGATGGGTTATGGGGTGTAA
- a CDS encoding LysR family transcriptional regulator, translating to MNLSIKQLRAFLILSEADSFTQAARRFNLSQPAFSTLIASLEEEIGYRLFDRDTRRVLLNADGIHFLDLARNIVQSHDDAVGEIKDRVAGNRNDITLAVLPSLAVEWLPEILVKYSKKEPQSNVKLIDTQWDRCLKALLDGQADMALTAGQPSLTTFDSTLLFSDKFYLLCHREHPLAQQSSVSLSQVCDYPFIAFSVGTSIRQYTDKLCENLAMSFDYQLEVRQLTTMMGLIAANYGISITTGLTLFQFNHKDIVILPFEDLALERAIYLVTPKGRHPAPGVTAFAEFITCQAHQFASEHM from the coding sequence ATGAATCTTTCGATTAAGCAACTCAGGGCATTCTTAATATTAAGTGAGGCTGATAGTTTTACTCAGGCGGCCCGGCGGTTTAACCTTTCTCAGCCCGCGTTTAGTACCCTGATTGCATCACTGGAAGAGGAAATCGGCTACCGGCTATTCGACAGAGATACGCGGCGAGTGTTGCTGAATGCGGATGGCATTCATTTTCTCGATCTGGCGCGCAATATTGTTCAGAGCCACGACGATGCGGTGGGGGAAATCAAAGACCGGGTGGCGGGTAACCGCAACGATATCACCCTCGCGGTGTTGCCTTCGCTGGCGGTGGAGTGGTTACCTGAAATACTGGTGAAATACAGTAAGAAGGAGCCGCAGAGTAATGTGAAACTGATCGATACCCAGTGGGATCGTTGTCTGAAGGCCTTGCTGGATGGTCAGGCGGACATGGCATTAACCGCCGGGCAACCCTCGCTGACCACGTTCGATTCGACGCTATTATTCTCGGATAAGTTTTATCTGCTCTGTCATCGCGAACATCCTCTGGCACAACAATCTTCAGTATCGCTCAGTCAGGTCTGCGATTATCCCTTTATTGCTTTCAGCGTCGGGACCAGCATTCGGCAGTACACCGATAAGCTCTGCGAAAATCTGGCCATGAGTTTTGATTATCAACTGGAAGTACGACAACTCACTACGATGATGGGCCTGATCGCTGCCAATTACGGGATCAGTATTACGACCGGATTAACCCTGTTCCAGTTCAACCATAAAGATATCGTGATTTTACCGTTTGAAGACCTGGCGCTGGAACGGGCAATCTATCTGGTGACGCCGAAGGGGCGACATCCTGCACCTGGCGTCACGGCGTTTGCGGAATTCATTACCTGCCAGGCGCATCAGTTCGCGTCAGAACATATGTGA
- a CDS encoding CitMHS family transporter — protein MLALIGVLTIATLLFFIMSKRMSPLVALIVIPVIGALAAGCGTDTAKYVVEGITKLAPMAAMFVFAIAFFGVVTDAGMFDPIVRGILRFVGTNPVKIIIGTGLLALIAHLDGNGAVTFLITVPTMLPLFNRLGMDKRILLGIVALSAGVNFLPWTGPMIRASAALNVTTHDLFIPLIPAQLAGLGFMVVMGWYWGKREEKRLGAAHFAAAAGDFSHHKELTEQEKVLRRPHLFWINIALVIAVIGTMVFTRISPTVAFMIALTLALMINYPNVEMQKERINAHAKAALMMASILFAAGAFTGIMGGAGMLKAMSHAAVEFMPAALASHIPFIVGLISMPLSLIFDPDSYYFGIMPVVAHTVDIMGIPAIQVAQASVLGQMTTGFPVSPLTPATFLLVSLASVDLADHQKFSIPVLWAASVIMTFAAALTGVFPI, from the coding sequence ATGCTGGCGCTAATAGGTGTGCTTACCATAGCCACCTTATTATTTTTTATCATGTCTAAAAGGATGTCACCCCTGGTTGCCCTGATCGTCATTCCGGTGATTGGCGCGTTGGCTGCAGGCTGCGGAACGGATACGGCAAAATATGTGGTCGAAGGCATCACAAAACTGGCCCCGATGGCAGCGATGTTTGTCTTTGCGATCGCCTTTTTTGGCGTCGTGACGGATGCCGGGATGTTTGATCCTATCGTGCGCGGCATTTTGCGCTTCGTCGGGACCAACCCGGTTAAAATCATCATCGGAACGGGCCTTCTGGCGCTCATCGCCCACCTTGACGGTAATGGCGCGGTAACCTTCTTAATTACGGTCCCTACCATGCTGCCACTGTTCAATCGCCTCGGTATGGACAAACGGATCCTGCTTGGCATTGTTGCGCTCAGCGCCGGGGTTAACTTTTTACCCTGGACCGGACCGATGATTCGCGCCTCTGCCGCGTTGAACGTCACCACTCATGACCTCTTTATCCCGCTCATTCCGGCGCAGCTCGCGGGTCTGGGTTTTATGGTCGTGATGGGTTGGTACTGGGGTAAACGCGAAGAGAAACGCCTTGGCGCAGCCCACTTTGCCGCGGCCGCAGGCGATTTCTCGCATCATAAGGAACTGACCGAGCAGGAAAAAGTCCTGCGTCGTCCGCATCTTTTCTGGATCAACATCGCGCTGGTCATCGCCGTGATCGGCACGATGGTCTTCACCCGTATCTCCCCCACCGTCGCCTTCATGATCGCCCTGACGCTGGCGCTGATGATCAACTATCCGAATGTTGAAATGCAGAAAGAACGGATCAACGCCCACGCCAAAGCGGCGCTGATGATGGCCAGTATCCTGTTCGCAGCAGGGGCATTTACCGGGATCATGGGCGGTGCGGGCATGCTGAAAGCGATGTCTCATGCTGCGGTGGAGTTTATGCCTGCGGCGCTGGCGTCCCATATTCCGTTCATCGTCGGCCTTATCTCGATGCCGCTGTCGCTGATTTTCGATCCCGACTCTTACTACTTCGGCATTATGCCTGTCGTCGCACATACCGTGGACATCATGGGTATCCCCGCCATTCAGGTCGCTCAGGCGTCGGTGCTGGGTCAGATGACCACCGGCTTCCCGGTCAGCCCACTGACCCCGGCGACCTTCCTGTTGGTCAGCCTTGCCAGTGTCGACCTCGCGGATCACCAAAAATTCTCTATCCCGGTCCTGTGGGCAGCCAGCGTCATTATGACCTTTGCCGCCGCCCTCACCGGCGTCTTCCCGATTTAA
- a CDS encoding acyclic terpene utilization AtuA family protein: MKTIRIGSGAGYAGDRIEPAVELAEKGELDYLVFECLAERTIAIGQKQKQQDPNKGYNELLDARMRAVLPTCHAKSVRIISNMGSANPVAAGKAVLKIAQELGLHGLKVAVVTGDEVLSLIQSMDLTLDEAGVPVSRFEKPLLSANAYLGTAGLLEALDSDADVVIAGRVADPSLFLAPMMHEFNWAADDWQHLGMGTCIGHLLECAGQITGGYYADPGVKDVPNLAHLGFPLAEVSEDGNATITKVAGSGGLVTEDTCKEQLLYEIHRPDRYLTPDVVADFSHVRFSQCGPDAVRVTGATGAPRTETLKVSVGYQDGFIGEGEISYAGPGAVNRGRLALDIVRERFAICHVNLEETRYDLIGVNALHGETRGQYSAPYEVRARVAARCATRAQAVTVGNEVETLYTNGPAGGGGVMKSVKEILAMDSTLIPRQCVQHHVTVLENK, encoded by the coding sequence ATGAAAACAATTCGAATTGGTTCCGGAGCAGGCTACGCAGGCGATCGCATTGAGCCTGCGGTTGAACTGGCCGAAAAAGGGGAACTGGATTATCTGGTGTTTGAATGTCTGGCAGAGCGCACCATCGCCATTGGACAAAAACAGAAACAACAGGATCCGAACAAAGGCTATAACGAACTGCTCGACGCGCGGATGCGCGCGGTGTTACCGACCTGTCACGCCAAAAGCGTGCGGATCATCTCTAACATGGGTTCTGCCAACCCGGTCGCCGCCGGAAAAGCGGTGCTGAAGATAGCTCAGGAACTGGGTCTGCATGGCCTTAAAGTCGCGGTAGTCACTGGCGATGAAGTGTTGTCACTCATTCAGTCGATGGATCTGACGCTGGATGAAGCCGGTGTCCCCGTTTCTCGCTTTGAAAAACCCTTACTTTCCGCAAACGCGTATTTAGGTACGGCGGGGCTACTGGAAGCGCTTGATTCCGATGCGGATGTGGTGATCGCCGGACGCGTCGCTGACCCTTCTCTCTTCCTTGCGCCGATGATGCATGAATTCAACTGGGCCGCTGATGACTGGCAGCATCTGGGGATGGGAACCTGTATCGGTCATCTTCTGGAGTGCGCGGGACAAATCACCGGCGGATATTATGCCGATCCGGGGGTGAAGGATGTCCCTAATCTGGCACACCTCGGTTTTCCGCTGGCTGAAGTCAGTGAAGATGGCAACGCCACCATTACCAAAGTGGCCGGTTCCGGTGGGCTGGTCACCGAAGACACCTGCAAAGAGCAACTACTGTACGAAATCCACCGACCGGATCGTTATCTCACCCCTGATGTGGTCGCTGACTTTAGCCATGTGCGTTTCAGCCAGTGCGGTCCGGATGCCGTGCGGGTTACCGGCGCGACGGGTGCGCCACGAACCGAAACGCTGAAAGTGTCAGTGGGTTATCAGGATGGCTTTATCGGTGAAGGTGAAATTTCCTACGCCGGTCCGGGCGCGGTAAATCGCGGCCGTCTCGCTCTCGATATCGTGCGTGAGCGCTTCGCAATTTGCCACGTTAATCTAGAGGAAACGCGTTACGACCTCATTGGCGTTAATGCGCTGCATGGTGAAACGCGCGGTCAGTACAGCGCTCCCTATGAAGTGCGCGCCCGTGTTGCTGCCCGCTGTGCCACCCGTGCGCAGGCGGTTACCGTCGGTAACGAAGTGGAAACGCTCTATACCAACGGCCCAGCGGGCGGCGGCGGCGTCATGAAATCCGTAAAAGAAATCCTGGCCATGGATTCCACTCTTATTCCGCGTCAATGCGTTCAACACCACGTTACCGTACTGGAGAATAAATAA
- the atoD gene encoding acetate CoA-transferase subunit alpha: MQNKRITADKFRELLHDGMSIMFGGFMGVGTPEYLVAEIMRSGVKELTIIGNDTAFVDKGIGPLISNGQVKKVIASHIGTNPETGKKMISGELDVQLVPQGTLAEQIRAGGAGLGGFLTQTGLGTVVEENKQTLLVNGEKWLLEQPLRADLAILLASHADEAGNLTYDLTARNFNPVMALAADVVVAETRDIGALGSIPPVHVITPGALVDHLFMEAQ, from the coding sequence ATGCAAAACAAAAGAATAACGGCGGATAAATTCCGCGAATTATTACACGACGGCATGAGCATTATGTTTGGCGGCTTCATGGGCGTCGGGACGCCGGAATATCTGGTGGCAGAAATTATGCGTTCCGGGGTGAAAGAATTAACGATTATCGGCAATGACACCGCATTTGTCGATAAAGGCATTGGCCCCCTGATTTCTAACGGCCAGGTCAAAAAAGTGATCGCCTCTCATATTGGCACCAACCCGGAAACCGGTAAGAAAATGATTTCCGGTGAACTCGATGTTCAGTTAGTGCCGCAAGGAACGCTCGCCGAGCAGATCCGTGCGGGCGGAGCCGGACTGGGGGGATTCCTCACGCAAACCGGGCTGGGCACGGTGGTGGAAGAAAATAAACAAACGCTACTGGTCAATGGTGAGAAATGGCTGCTGGAACAACCTCTGCGCGCCGATCTCGCCATTCTTCTCGCCAGTCATGCCGATGAGGCCGGCAATCTCACCTATGACCTGACCGCCCGCAACTTCAACCCGGTGATGGCTCTGGCCGCCGATGTGGTCGTGGCCGAAACCCGCGACATCGGCGCGTTGGGAAGTATTCCTCCTGTGCACGTCATCACTCCAGGCGCGCTGGTGGATCATCTGTTCATGGAGGCCCAGTGA
- a CDS encoding 3-oxoacid CoA-transferase subunit B — MNAKERIARRVAQELHDGDVVNLGIGLPTQVANYLAEDIQVTLQSENGFLGLGPLDEVNACLVNAGGQPCGMIPGAAMFDSCFSFALIRGGHVDVCVLGGLQVDEHGSLANWMVPGKMVPGMGGAMDLVAGAKKVIIAMEHCAKNGEPKLLHRCSYPLTAVGKVSKVITELAVFSFVNGEMILDEISDTITLDELRARTEANFRVCAHLKTMQPVEALA; from the coding sequence ATGAACGCAAAAGAACGTATTGCCCGCCGCGTGGCGCAGGAGTTACACGATGGCGACGTCGTCAATCTGGGCATTGGCCTGCCGACGCAGGTCGCGAACTACCTGGCCGAGGATATTCAGGTCACGTTGCAGTCGGAAAATGGTTTTCTTGGCCTCGGCCCTCTGGACGAGGTGAATGCCTGTCTCGTCAATGCAGGCGGTCAGCCCTGCGGCATGATCCCCGGCGCGGCAATGTTCGACAGTTGCTTCTCCTTCGCCCTTATTCGCGGGGGACATGTGGATGTCTGCGTGCTCGGCGGTTTGCAGGTCGATGAACACGGAAGCCTCGCCAACTGGATGGTGCCCGGAAAAATGGTGCCCGGTATGGGCGGGGCAATGGACCTCGTGGCGGGAGCCAAAAAAGTCATTATCGCGATGGAGCACTGCGCTAAAAATGGCGAGCCAAAGCTGCTGCACCGCTGCAGTTACCCCTTAACGGCGGTTGGCAAAGTCAGCAAAGTCATCACCGAACTTGCCGTATTCAGCTTTGTGAACGGCGAAATGATCCTCGACGAAATCAGCGACACCATCACGCTTGATGAACTTCGTGCACGTACGGAAGCAAACTTCCGTGTTTGTGCACACCTGAAAACAATGCAGCCCGTGGAGGCTCTGGCATGA
- a CDS encoding acetyl-CoA C-acetyltransferase has product MNDSIVIVSAKRTPIGKFAGSLADVPAVMLGATSVRANLLDLPSDINIDEVILGNVLQAGLGQNPAHQVTHHAGLAESVPSFTVNKVCGSGLKTVVLGAQSILSGDNQTCIVGGMENMSAAPYLLARARQGYRMGNGELTDVMIHDGLWCAFNDYHMGITAENIAKRYHLSREEQDQVALASQQKAIAAINAGYFRQEIVPVTLKRKKEVCLFDTDEFPRPETDAGSLAKLRPAFESTGTVTAGNASGINDAAATLVLMSERAARAHGITPLARLKSWASAGVDASMMGLGPIPATKRALEKAKMTVSDLDLIEANEAFAAQYLAVARELDFPEEKVNVNGGAIALGHPIGASGARILVTLVHALQQRNKSTGLATLCIGGGQGIAVIVERL; this is encoded by the coding sequence ATGAACGATTCCATTGTTATTGTGAGTGCGAAACGCACCCCTATTGGTAAATTTGCCGGCAGCCTGGCAGACGTCCCGGCGGTGATGCTGGGCGCGACGAGCGTGCGGGCAAACCTGCTGGATCTTCCGTCGGATATCAACATTGACGAGGTGATCCTCGGTAACGTGTTACAGGCCGGATTAGGGCAAAACCCGGCCCACCAGGTGACGCATCATGCAGGCTTAGCGGAGAGCGTTCCGTCATTCACGGTCAATAAAGTCTGCGGCTCCGGCCTGAAAACCGTCGTGCTGGGCGCACAGTCCATTTTGAGTGGCGACAATCAGACCTGTATCGTCGGCGGGATGGAAAACATGAGTGCCGCCCCCTACCTGCTGGCCCGCGCGCGCCAGGGGTATCGTATGGGCAACGGTGAACTGACAGACGTGATGATCCACGACGGGCTCTGGTGCGCCTTCAATGATTACCACATGGGGATCACGGCGGAAAATATTGCCAAACGCTATCACTTAAGCCGCGAAGAGCAGGATCAGGTGGCGCTGGCATCACAGCAAAAAGCGATAGCCGCGATCAACGCGGGCTATTTCAGGCAGGAAATCGTGCCGGTAACCCTGAAGCGTAAAAAAGAGGTCTGTCTGTTTGATACCGATGAGTTTCCGCGTCCGGAAACCGATGCGGGTTCGCTGGCGAAACTGCGTCCGGCCTTTGAAAGTACGGGGACCGTCACCGCAGGCAATGCCTCCGGCATCAATGATGCGGCGGCGACGCTGGTCCTGATGTCCGAACGCGCTGCACGTGCACATGGGATAACCCCGTTAGCGCGTCTGAAAAGCTGGGCGTCGGCTGGGGTTGACGCCAGCATGATGGGACTCGGCCCTATACCGGCGACAAAACGGGCGCTGGAAAAAGCCAAAATGACGGTCAGCGACCTGGATTTAATCGAAGCCAACGAAGCCTTTGCCGCGCAGTATCTGGCGGTTGCCCGCGAGCTCGACTTCCCGGAAGAGAAAGTGAACGTCAACGGCGGCGCAATCGCGCTGGGCCATCCTATTGGCGCAAGCGGCGCACGGATTCTGGTGACGCTGGTTCACGCGTTGCAGCAGCGTAATAAATCCACCGGGCTGGCAACGCTGTGCATCGGCGGGGGTCAGGGGATTGCCGTGATTGTTGAGCGTCTGTAA
- a CDS encoding DeoR/GlpR family transcriptional regulator has translation MKQTQRHDAIIELVKKQGYVSTEELVEHFSVSPQTIRRDLNDLADQNMILRHHGGAALPSSSVNTPWHDRKATQTAEKERIARKVATQIPNGSTLFIDIGTTPEAVAHALLNHSNLRIVTNNLNVANTLMVKEDFRIILAGGELRSRDGGIIGEATLDFISQFRLDFGILGISGIDSDGSLLEFDYHEVRTKRAIIENSRHVMLVVDHSKFGRNAMVNMGSISLVDAVYTDVLPPAGVLQVITENHIQLELC, from the coding sequence ATGAAACAAACACAACGACATGATGCAATCATTGAGCTGGTAAAAAAACAGGGATACGTCAGTACTGAAGAGTTGGTGGAGCATTTCTCCGTTAGCCCACAAACGATTCGCCGGGATCTCAACGACCTGGCCGATCAAAACATGATTCTGCGCCACCACGGCGGCGCGGCGCTACCGTCCAGTTCAGTCAACACGCCGTGGCACGATCGTAAAGCCACGCAGACGGCGGAAAAAGAGCGCATTGCGCGCAAAGTCGCTACCCAGATCCCCAACGGTTCAACGCTGTTTATTGATATCGGGACCACGCCAGAGGCCGTGGCGCACGCGCTGCTCAACCACAGCAATTTGCGTATCGTGACCAACAACCTCAACGTCGCGAACACGCTGATGGTAAAAGAGGATTTCCGCATTATTCTCGCGGGCGGCGAGCTTCGCAGCCGTGACGGCGGCATTATTGGCGAAGCGACGCTCGACTTTATTTCCCAGTTCCGCCTGGATTTCGGCATTCTGGGGATCAGCGGCATCGACAGCGACGGCTCGCTGCTGGAGTTCGACTATCATGAGGTGCGCACCAAGCGTGCGATTATCGAGAATTCCCGCCACGTCATGCTGGTGGTGGATCATTCGAAGTTTGGCCGTAATGCGATGGTGAATATGGGCAGCATCAGCCTGGTGGATGCGGTGTATACCGACGTTCTGCCGCCAGCGGGTGTGCTCCAGGTGATTACCGAGAACCATATTCAACTTGAACTGTGCTAG
- the glpG gene encoding rhomboid family intramembrane serine protease GlpG — protein sequence MLMITSFANPRVAQAFVDYMATQGVILTIQQHHQSDVWLADETQAERVHAELARFLENPGDPRYLAASWQSGHTGSGLHYRRFPFFATLRERAGPVTWLIMAACILVFIVMNIVGDQTVMGWLAWPFDPSLQFDVWRYFTHAFMHFSLMHILFNLLWWWYLGGAVEKRLGSGKLIVITVISALLSGYVQHKFSGPWFGGLSGVVYALMGYVWLRGERDPHSGIYLQRGLIIFALIWIVAGWFDLFGMSMANGAHIAGLAVGLAMAFADTLNARKRT from the coding sequence ATGTTGATGATTACCTCTTTTGCTAACCCCCGCGTGGCGCAGGCCTTTGTTGATTACATGGCGACGCAGGGCGTTATCCTGACCATTCAACAACATCATCAAAGCGATGTCTGGCTGGCGGATGAGACGCAGGCCGAACGTGTGCATGCGGAGCTGGCGCGTTTTCTGGAGAATCCCGGCGATCCGCGCTATCTCGCGGCCAGTTGGCAGTCCGGCCATACCGGCAGTGGACTTCATTACCGCCGCTTCCCGTTTTTTGCCACACTGCGAGAGCGCGCAGGCCCGGTCACCTGGCTGATTATGGCGGCCTGCATTCTGGTGTTTATCGTCATGAATATCGTTGGCGATCAAACCGTGATGGGGTGGCTGGCCTGGCCGTTCGACCCGTCACTACAGTTTGATGTCTGGCGCTACTTCACGCACGCCTTCATGCACTTTTCACTGATGCACATTCTCTTCAACCTGCTGTGGTGGTGGTATCTTGGCGGTGCGGTTGAAAAGCGTTTAGGCAGCGGCAAACTGATTGTGATTACGGTCATCAGCGCCCTGCTGAGCGGATATGTACAGCACAAGTTTAGCGGCCCGTGGTTCGGCGGGCTTTCCGGTGTCGTCTACGCGCTGATGGGCTACGTCTGGCTGCGCGGCGAGCGCGATCCGCACAGCGGGATCTACCTGCAACGTGGGTTGATTATTTTCGCGTTGATTTGGATTGTCGCCGGATGGTTTGATTTGTTTGGGATGTCGATGGCCAATGGCGCACATATCGCCGGGCTGGCAGTTGGGTTGGCAATGGCGTTCGCGGATACGTTAAATGCGCGAAAACGAACATAG
- the glpE gene encoding thiosulfate sulfurtransferase GlpE: MEQFECINVEEAHQKLHRGAAVLVDIRDPQSYAMGHTPQAFHLTNDTLGSFMRDHDFDTAVMVMCYHGNSSKGAAQYLLQQGYDAVYSVDGGFDAWHRHFPAEVAYGS; this comes from the coding sequence ATGGAACAGTTTGAATGTATTAATGTTGAAGAAGCGCACCAGAAGCTACATCGGGGCGCGGCGGTACTGGTGGATATCCGCGATCCGCAAAGTTATGCAATGGGCCATACTCCCCAGGCATTTCATCTGACGAACGACACGCTGGGTTCATTCATGCGCGATCATGACTTCGATACGGCGGTCATGGTGATGTGTTATCACGGCAACAGCAGCAAAGGCGCGGCGCAATATTTGCTCCAGCAGGGTTATGACGCGGTCTACAGCGTAGACGGCGGATTTGACGCCTGGCATCGTCATTTTCCCGCAGAGGTGGCATACGGCTCGTAA